The Coffea arabica cultivar ET-39 chromosome 2c, Coffea Arabica ET-39 HiFi, whole genome shotgun sequence genome includes the window TACACTATACAAGTTATCtttagataaatatgattcTATACTTCTATCtggtttattttttgttttatttttgtttcaaactttaatCAATTGGTAATGTTATATTCctagagtaaattttatagatactgtcagtgtatacactatcacaatTGGATGGGTAATACATGAGCAAATTTtggattttaaattcaaattttacacatGTGGCATATATCTAATGGTGATAGTATATATACTGACTGTGTATATAAGATCAATCTATATTCCTATGGAACTTCattctttaaatttttaaaatttcttttttaagtaGGGTAGGGATGGAATTTAAGAAGTGCAGATGGGGAATAGAGGATTTGATCCCATGAAATTTCTTGTTATCAtgtttaaagatttttttttaatttggtaAGCACCTTGAAAAGGAAATTagatcatcttttttttttcttctaacaGGGGAAGGCTGGGACTTAAAAAGTGAGGAGATGACAAAGGGATTTGGGCCCCAAAATTAGATCAACTATTAATGCTTTAAAATTAACATAATGAGGGCACCAAATAAACacattaaaaaggaaaattagatCCATTATTAATAGTTTCGGCTGCCTCGATTTATAAACTCTTATTAGCAgtttttaatatattattacctttcatataaaaaaaaagatcaacTGTTAATGCTTTAAAATTAGAATGAATATTCTATATATTGGCAATATATATACTATCAACGTTGGAAATATAATAAGTAATCTAAATTTGaacttgaaattcaaattttgtacatGTGTTATATATCTAATTCTAATATTGTATACACTGTcattgtatataaaattaactattaAATTATTACCTACTCCTTGAATTGTAATacttttgcacaaaaaaaaattattcagtTGTCAAAAATATGATACTGGATCGAATTTGTATTTGGCGCCCatgttcaaatatcaaaaaaggCATATCCAAAAGATTTTTTTGTGCATTCTTAACCATCTAAAAGTAGATTCTTCTATGAATTGGACCGTATTGCATGCACTACAAATTCCAAACTTGATTccctttgcttttctttttttatttatttttattatatcgAGATGTACTATGAAAACCAAATGTTATTAATTTAACTTATTGTATTTatgaataaattttatatacactgataatgTATACAATATTATAATTAGATGCCTCACACATTGCTCGTGAATGCACTCCATCTCCAATAAAATCAACTAGGAGTCATTTCATAATATGAATAGCTATAGATTTTTTTCTTTGAGTACGTTTTTCTCCCTTCATGAAGTCTACTCCACCACAGGTTTGCTGCAGTGACACGTAAGATAGTCGGCCATGGTGATTAAAAAAACTTTAATTAATCTCTTCGAAACTCATATTCAATTGAGCCCATTATGAACCCTAATTTTCGTTAATAGGTTTCAATTGGATTCATCATGCATTTTGAACCCAGTTGATGATTTTTCACAAGAAAATCCCGTGCAAAATTGGCTAAAAGTTTGGTGAATTGTGCCTACTGTGAGGAATTAAAATGCCTTCATTTTACATTGTAAGTGACTAAAAAGTGGCAAATGCAAAATGTGTCGGACGATTAGTGTCATTTTTCTAAAGGAGAACACTATGACAAATTGAAGAAGGTTGCAATATACAAGTTCTTATCCAGGATTTTGGTACGTGTTTGATCACTCTGAAAAATCATTTCGGTTTTGCCAGTTTATGCTTGTTTAGATTTATTGCCTActatcattttctcttttctctaaCTTGGTATCTCATTTTGTTGATTGGAAAAGTGTTACAACCAAATTAAACTAAGATTTGATGATTTCCTTCTATAGgaggttttaaaaaaaaattgtgcaaaAAACAAATGTGTCGACCCAAACGTCCTCCTGCTTACATTATTGCATGCACCTAGTAGAAGGATCAATGgaattttttgtcattttctgcttCCAAGAATAGTTGAAGCAGACCGTTGGGTGAGTGAAATTTTTGTCCATACTAAGAATAATTGTCTGTCAAGAACTACTCGAGACCACTGCTAATTGGCTCGTCTTGCATACTTGTCCATATGTTTTGGTCAGTGAGAAATGagaatttttcatttcaaataaggcTTTAGGTCTTAGGAAGGTTATACTAAACATTGAagaagtttcatttcaaatacaACTCTATTTCATATAAGAAAAATGTAGTTCTATTAGAATCTTCTTCCTACAGTAAACAATGTTGGATATTCCTATTGATGTACATTTTAGATAGGTATACATACACTCGCAAGATAAAAGCCTTTGAAGTATTCAtatttttttgtcgacacaagAGTGTTCAGGTCAATTCTTACGGGACCCGACTAATTCCCTGCGGCCCGGACCCGGCGTCCCAACCCGGCCCGAACACGTTAAGTGCGCGGAGGAATCCAGCGGAGCggagactcgaacttgtgacctcaAGGTTCACTGGTGAGAGGTGCTGCCGCTGGACCATTCACGCGGGGGCATTTACTCGAGTGATTGATGGTTCACAAATTAGTTATTTGACCAATTCACAAAGGAATTGAATTACAAAATtcagagggggaaaaaaaaaacaaccatACCTACCCCAGTCAAAGTCAAATTCGTACGCTCTCCAAGTCTTTCTAAGTTTCCATGCAAATGCCCAGGTCGTGATGGATTGGTCGAAGGTCTTGCAgagaatatttttaaaaacGGGTGCATGGTTTTGTAGTTTAACTGAAAATCTCCCAAGGCAAAAACTCCTTCTTGCAATggaaatcaaaaggaaaaacacaAATGTTCTGATATCTATAGTAGTAGTAATCCTCAGCTTTACTACTTCCAAGTTATGTGCAGCCTGCAGTAGTAGTAGCTCAACTTTGTCCCGCGAGATTAGCATTGGCGTTGTCCTGGATATGGGATCGGTTACCGGGAAGACTATCCACCGATGCATTACAATGGCAAGCTCCGAGTTTTATGCTTCTCATATTCACTTCAAAACGCGGATAGTTTTGCACACCAGGGACTCCAAGGGGGATCCCACTCATGCAATATCAGCGGGTAAGTTCAGTCTTTGTTTCCTTACCAGTTTTTGCACGCTATGATTCAAACGATGCACAGTCAACTTTAGAAAGTTTGGACTGCGcaaacaaaaatgaataaattgatacaaagccagaaaaaaaaaggtgtttAGCCGGGATGATCAAGCCCGGGGAATTGTGTACTTGACTGTTTAACTATGTAGTTGTATCAGGCCACAGGTACGTTCCAACATTTAGAATCAATGGTAAATTTAATGACTAGGATGTTACTGACAAGTTTCCATTAATCTTTTAAGAAGATAATCAAGTATATATAGTGAACAAATGATCAGATGGTCGATAGGTGTTTGTAGCTTGAAATCCAAGTTACCAACTGTTAATTTCCTTTagactttttactaagcaaaaATATTTTAGGTAAGTTGCATACTTGCATCATAATAAGCAGCTAGAGAAAGTAGACAGGTGTTCTCTTCCCAAATTCTATCTTGCAACTAACAATTTAATAACCACTTTGATTTGCTTTTATGGTTGAATATGAACTTGCAGCTCTTGATCTTCTGGAAAACGTCAAGGTGCAAGCAATCATAGGACCTGAAACATCCTTGGAAACAAAATTCCTAGCCTTACTATGCGGCAAAGCCAAAGTTCCAatgctttcattttcttcagtCCTCTCTGGCATATATCCTTTCCTTGTCCAAATAAAGCAGGATGAAAGTTCTCAATTTAAGGGGATTGCTTCCATCCTACAGTCATATAAATGGAGGAGTGTTATCATCATTTATGAGGACAATGATGATGGAAGAGAAGCATTACCATGCTTGATTGAGTCTCTCCAAGTGGCAGACGTTCATATTGCTAGTAAGAGTTCAATTTCACCTCTCTCCTCTGATGATCAAATAAACAATGATCTTCACAAGCTGAAAACCCTGCAAGCAACCATCTATATTGTCCACATGTCACCATCACTTTCATCTCGCCTGTTTCTTAGTGCAAAGAGGATAGGATTGATGAAAGAAGGGTATGCTTGGATTGTAACTGACAAGACAATGAACCAATTTTCTTCCATAGATGATGAAGTGATCGAGTCATCGCAAGGATTGCTAGGTATGAAGGCATATATACCATCATCAAGCAAGTTACGTGGGTTCAAATCACGATGGAGGATGGTAGTATATGCCGAGGATCCTTTGATGGAAGCCAGGGAGATGGATGTTTTAGGCATTTGGGCCTATGACACAGTTTGGGCACTTGCCAATTCTACTGAAAGGGTGTGGATTGAGACTCTGAATGCGGGGAACCAAGGCTCCTTGGACGTTGCACGTGTTGCAAATTGTGATAGTGGAACAAGGCTTTTATATGAGATTTTAGGGTCAAAATTTACAGGTTTAAGTggtgaatttcaattttttgacGGGAAATTACATTCTGAAACCTTCCTTATAGTGAACATCATCGGAAAAGGAGAGAGGAGAGTTGGATTTTGGAATCCAAAGCATGGTATTAATAAAGAACTACCGCCCTCATTCAGGGGGAGAAGTCTATCTTCTTCTACTACTACAAAAACAGGTCTGGAAGCCGTCTTATGGCCGGGGGTTTCAGCGACTGCTCCAACAGGAGGTAGAAAGCTAAGGATTGCAGTGGTCAACGCTAGTGGATTTCCGGAATTAACAAAAGTGCACTACGATCCTGAAACCAATACAAGTAGTTTCACAGGCTATTGCGTAGATGTCTTTATTGCTGCAATAAATTCCTTGGATTATCAAGTACCATATGTGTTCGAAAACTGGGAGAATTTGGGGACTTACAATGATCTCATTGACCAGATCTATCATCAGGTGCTTTTTACCTCCTCAGATAACATATGCATTGCTACACTacatcttttgttttgtttcactTTTATAGTTGCAAACCCTTTTTGTAGCTGCTCATAAATCTTAGGCAAGCAAATTGATTCTCTGTTGCTTGCAAAACAAATTGTTTAGAAATATGATGGCGCTGTGGGGGATATCACAATAAGAACAAACAGATCTATGTATGTGGACTTCACATTGCCTTTCACAGAATTAGGGACTGGAACCGTAGCAAGGCGTGGAAACAGTGATATATGGGTTTTCTTAAAGCCCCTTCGTGCTAATCTATGGCTTACAAGTGCTGCCTTCTTTGTACTAATGGGATTGGTGGTTTGGACCATTGAACATCCTACCAACGAAGAATTCCAAGGATCAGTTGCATACCAAATCGGAACAATCTTGTGGTTTGGCTTTTCAACCCTTGTTTATGCTCATAGTAAGCCCTCTACTTCCATTACCTAAGCGCTATTTATTGAACTACTTGATATTGTTACACCATGACTGCACGCGAAAATGACTAATAGTTTGTATCAGTGGATATTAAACAATGAAAACTTATCACCGTACAATACATAGATAATGTCATACGAAGTGTAACACTAAAAGTATAACAAAAGATCCAAAGCCGTTCTGGAGTTaatcaatgttttgaaaatcggatcGGACTGACAGGTTCGACCGGTTAAATCACGAACCGATCATGTCTTCGGTCCGATTCAactaaaaatttaaagaatTAATTGAATCGGTCAAGAACCGGTTGAATCGGTCAAGAACCGGTTGAACCGGTCAAAACCGATAAAAAATCGAAAGATTCAACCGATTtttattaagtatttatttttaaaaaataaaaattttagttttattcaaaatttttaatactaaaatgaataaaaaattattaaatatttgaaCCGGAGTTGAACCGTGAACCGAAAAAAATTCCGGTTCAATTTCCGGTCCGGGTTTAAAAACATTGGAGTTAATTGGAGTAACCATGTCGTGTTGCAATATTGATTGGCATTGCAGGAGAAAAGTTGACAAGTAATTTGTCAAGGTTCGTGGTGATTATTTGGTTGTTCGTTGTGCTTATTCTCACTTCGAGCTACACTGCCACTCTGAGTTCTATGTTGACGGTGCGACAGATTCAATTAGTAACAGCAAGGAATTATGTAGGAATCCAATATGGTTCTTTCTTAGGGGGGCTACTTGTTGCCAGCAATCTAAATTTTACAGGGCTTCACCCTTACACCTCACCTGAAGACTATGCTTCTGCTTTATCTGGAGGAAGCAAGAGCCGTGGGGTTACTGTTATAGTTGATGAACTACCATACATCAAGATCTTTCTTGCCAAGTATGGTAAAGATTATGCCATGGTTGCATCTCAATCTAACACTGCCGGTTGGGGTTTTGTAAGTATTTGCTCTTCCCCCTCTTCTTTTGGTTTCTCAATTGATCTGCCAATCCACACAATGAACAAATGATGTTTTGCACGTACAGGTGTTCCAGAAAGGTCTGCCCTTAGTGTCTGATATGTCACAAGCAATTGTGAAGCTCAGGGAAGAAGGGAAACTTGAGATGATGGAGAAGAAATGGTTTAAGAGCCAATCATCATTCATGCCGGAAAATGCAACTAGTACTCCTAACATTTTGAACCTTGATAGTTTTGGCGGTCTATTTGTTGTTAGTTTTCTTTCATGTGTTTCAGTTCTTTTCATACGATTCACTTTCATGTTATTCAAGAAGTTTGGGCTTAAGAATTTCATCAAACTTCTGGATGGAGGAAAATTAGCACTGATGTTTAGATTCCTAGTCTCAAGAAGGGGCAATGCAATTTGCTAGGAACAAAAATATTAGACGGCCATCAAGTTACCATTTACGACTGAATTTTATGTTGCACgtaaaaaatcaaaactttgatAACAACAATATGCTCGACAGATCGTACAAGCATGCTTTTGGGTTTTGCCGATAAACAAGAATTTCTGGCTCAAATCTGAAGCCATAAAGCCTTGGAAAAATTGATGATTAGGGTCAAGCTTGCTATACTGATCAGATGTATAATTGGGATAAAGCGTTGTCGATTCTCTCTTTGAGAATTGGTTTACGTGCCAAGTCAGCGGTTCCTCATATAATTAATTCTATGTTAAGAACTTAATTCTTCCCTCTTTCTGGTAAATAATTTTTCATCAATTCTTACAATTTGGGAGCTGCTTTTTTTATCTAAGTCAATTtactaattgaaaaaaaaataactttagaCCATCAATTGTCATCTTATAACTTTCTTTGTAATAGGTGCCCAACAAACATTCATTAGTCTGCgtttttttctctctcaaaaaCTATTAGAACATTATATTAGCAAGAAAACATATTAGCTAATATAGTTGGCATTGCAGAGTCTAGAGCTTCTTTTGAAGGGATTTTTTAACGGGTGTCCATGAGGTACTCATTAATATGGATAATCTACTTAATtaatacattaattttttaatactTTAGAAAGCTATTTTTAAAGAATTCACATGTCATATATCTAACATTTTCCCTAAATATAAACATTACAAATCTGTCGTTGGCACTTAGGAAAGCAATTTCGAACTATGAAAATTTTAACTCATTTTTAGAATCTTTAATAATTCGAGAACATATATTAAAGACAAAACAAATTc containing:
- the LOC113729413 gene encoding glutamate receptor 1.2-like codes for the protein MDWSKVLQRIFLKTGAWFCSLTENLPRQKLLLAMEIKRKNTNVLISIVVVILSFTTSKLCAACSSSSSTLSREISIGVVLDMGSVTGKTIHRCITMASSEFYASHIHFKTRIVLHTRDSKGDPTHAISAALDLLENVKVQAIIGPETSLETKFLALLCGKAKVPMLSFSSVLSGIYPFLVQIKQDESSQFKGIASILQSYKWRSVIIIYEDNDDGREALPCLIESLQVADVHIASKSSISPLSSDDQINNDLHKLKTLQATIYIVHMSPSLSSRLFLSAKRIGLMKEGYAWIVTDKTMNQFSSIDDEVIESSQGLLGMKAYIPSSSKLRGFKSRWRMVVYAEDPLMEAREMDVLGIWAYDTVWALANSTERVWIETLNAGNQGSLDVARVANCDSGTRLLYEILGSKFTGLSGEFQFFDGKLHSETFLIVNIIGKGERRVGFWNPKHGINKELPPSFRGRSLSSSTTTKTGLEAVLWPGVSATAPTGGRKLRIAVVNASGFPELTKVHYDPETNTSSFTGYCVDVFIAAINSLDYQVPYVFENWENLGTYNDLIDQIYHQKYDGAVGDITIRTNRSMYVDFTLPFTELGTGTVARRGNSDIWVFLKPLRANLWLTSAAFFVLMGLVVWTIEHPTNEEFQGSVAYQIGTILWFGFSTLVYAHREKLTSNLSRFVVIIWLFVVLILTSSYTATLSSMLTVRQIQLVTARNYVGIQYGSFLGGLLVASNLNFTGLHPYTSPEDYASALSGGSKSRGVTVIVDELPYIKIFLAKYGKDYAMVASQSNTAGWGFVFQKGLPLVSDMSQAIVKLREEGKLEMMEKKWFKSQSSFMPENATSTPNILNLDSFGGLFVVSFLSCVSVLFIRFTFMLFKKFGLKNFIKLLDGGKLALMFRFLVSRRGNAIC